Proteins co-encoded in one Ensifer sp. PDNC004 genomic window:
- a CDS encoding selenium-binding family protein, whose amino-acid sequence MATWRPDPSFYPSPRMAAKAPKETLAYVAAFDPDRRRPDAIAVVDVDPASPNYSQIVGKVDMPNVGDELHHFGWNACSSCLCPNAPHPHVERRYLVVPGLRSSRLHIIDTKPDPRNPKIVRVIEPAEIAEKANYSRLHTTHCGPEGIYVNALADRDGKAPGGIFLLDHQSFDVLGQWEMDRGPQKLAYDFWWHLGHDTMITSEWGTPDTFENGLVPEVLLGSKYGRRLHFWDLHKRKHVQEIDFGEEHQLVFELRPAHDPTKAYGFVGCVISLKDLSASIWTWYRDGDKWAVKKVIEIPAEPADPDLLPPVLKGFSAVAPLVTDIDLSMDDRFLYVSCWGTGDMIQYDVSDPFAPRETGRVRIGGIVSRASHPKAKNGALNGGPQMVEISRDGKRVYFTNSLYGAIDPQFYPEGIDGWMVKLDVADGGGIAFDERFFVDWPKGHRPHQVRLEGGDCSSDSYCYP is encoded by the coding sequence ATGGCGACGTGGCGACCCGATCCATCCTTCTATCCATCACCGCGCATGGCGGCCAAGGCCCCAAAGGAGACGCTCGCCTACGTGGCGGCTTTCGATCCGGACCGAAGACGACCGGACGCGATCGCCGTCGTCGATGTCGATCCGGCGTCGCCGAACTATTCGCAGATCGTCGGCAAGGTCGATATGCCCAATGTCGGCGACGAGTTGCATCATTTTGGCTGGAACGCCTGTTCCTCGTGCCTTTGCCCCAATGCGCCGCATCCGCATGTCGAGCGTCGCTATCTGGTGGTGCCGGGCCTGCGCTCCTCGCGTCTGCACATCATCGACACCAAGCCGGATCCGCGCAATCCGAAGATCGTGCGGGTGATCGAGCCCGCCGAAATTGCCGAGAAGGCGAACTATTCACGGCTGCACACCACCCATTGCGGGCCTGAAGGCATCTACGTCAACGCGCTTGCCGATCGCGACGGCAAGGCGCCCGGCGGCATTTTCCTGCTCGATCATCAGAGCTTCGACGTTCTTGGCCAATGGGAAATGGATCGCGGGCCGCAGAAGCTCGCCTATGATTTCTGGTGGCATCTCGGCCACGACACGATGATAACCAGCGAATGGGGAACGCCCGATACGTTCGAGAACGGGTTGGTTCCCGAGGTGCTCCTTGGTTCGAAGTACGGCCGGCGCTTGCATTTCTGGGATTTACACAAACGCAAACACGTGCAGGAGATCGATTTCGGCGAGGAACACCAGCTCGTCTTCGAATTGCGCCCGGCGCACGACCCGACCAAAGCCTATGGTTTCGTCGGCTGCGTCATCAGCCTGAAGGACCTCTCGGCGTCGATCTGGACCTGGTATCGCGACGGCGACAAATGGGCGGTCAAAAAGGTGATCGAGATCCCGGCAGAACCGGCCGATCCGGATCTGCTGCCGCCGGTGCTGAAAGGCTTCAGCGCGGTCGCGCCGCTCGTCACCGACATCGACCTCTCGATGGATGACCGCTTCCTTTACGTTTCCTGCTGGGGCACTGGCGACATGATCCAGTACGATGTCTCCGATCCCTTCGCGCCGAGGGAGACGGGGCGGGTCCGAATCGGCGGCATCGTTTCGCGTGCGAGCCATCCGAAGGCGAAGAACGGCGCGCTCAACGGTGGGCCGCAGATGGTGGAAATCAGCCGTGACGGCAAGCGGGTGTATTTCACCAATTCGCTCTATGGCGCCATCGACCCGCAGTTCTATCCCGAAGGCATCGACGGATGGATGGTCAAGCTCGATGTCGCCGATGGTGGCGGGATCGCGTTCGACGAGCGCTTTTTCGTGGATTGGCCAAAGGGCCACCGACCGCATCAGGTTCGCCTCGAAGGCGGCGACTGCTCGTCCGATTCCTATTGTTATCCGTGA
- a CDS encoding glutathione S-transferase family protein — MSAIQLNVIKPSVNNMTARVFLRAANLDFSENDVYGQTRTPEYLARAPSHLTPMIETADLPKGALWESCAIMQYLCNKHGLDDFYPREPAARAMIDSAMFYLIGTFYPYLARATYPALNFPLYAGEVGCSDADAATKEIARQAAVAALAEPLEVFRTFYIGDKPFIGGAKPSIADIRLAATLEFLAAIDYALPDWAKAYMANIERALGPAYAEPAADVRGYISYVKSQRQ; from the coding sequence ATGTCCGCAATCCAGCTCAACGTCATCAAGCCCAGCGTCAACAACATGACGGCGCGCGTGTTTCTCAGGGCAGCCAATCTCGATTTCAGCGAAAACGATGTCTACGGCCAGACGCGCACGCCAGAATATCTGGCACGGGCGCCGTCGCACCTGACACCAATGATCGAGACAGCGGACCTGCCCAAAGGCGCGCTTTGGGAAAGCTGCGCGATCATGCAGTACCTCTGCAACAAACATGGGCTGGATGACTTCTACCCGAGGGAACCAGCAGCACGCGCGATGATCGACAGCGCCATGTTCTATCTGATCGGCACGTTCTATCCCTATCTCGCCCGCGCAACCTATCCGGCGCTGAACTTTCCGCTTTACGCGGGCGAAGTCGGCTGCAGCGATGCCGACGCGGCGACGAAGGAGATCGCCCGTCAGGCGGCGGTTGCAGCCCTTGCGGAACCACTTGAGGTGTTCCGGACGTTCTACATCGGCGACAAGCCGTTCATCGGGGGTGCCAAGCCTTCGATCGCCGATATCCGGCTCGCCGCAACGCTCGAGTTCCTGGCCGCGATCGACTATGCCCTGCCGGACTGGGCAAAAGCCTATATGGCGAATATCGAACGAGCGCTCGGACCTGCCTATGCCGAGCCCGCCGCCGATGTCCGTGGCTATATCAGCTATGTGAAATCGCAGCGTCAGTAG
- a CDS encoding VOC family protein, producing MRKLQSQGVHHITLVGADRQTSIDFWEGLLGMPFIFEQPNLDRASESHLYFDPGDGRLITVFTDENRTPDPERTPTDMGCVHHIAFAVSRATFNQAVERLDERKIRHSGVKDRGFMDSIYFEDPLGLLVELASYRFEPPAGHSHAEVLMEAHKIRIARGDYNIAEVHLADAIEALVERTRPTLSPDRLAKDPYGRR from the coding sequence ATGCGCAAACTGCAATCGCAAGGCGTTCACCACATCACGCTTGTCGGGGCCGACCGGCAGACGTCGATCGATTTCTGGGAAGGGTTGCTCGGCATGCCCTTCATTTTCGAGCAACCGAACCTCGACCGGGCGAGCGAAAGCCACCTCTACTTCGATCCGGGCGACGGCCGCCTGATCACCGTCTTCACCGACGAGAACCGCACGCCAGATCCCGAGCGCACCCCTACCGACATGGGCTGCGTGCACCACATAGCCTTTGCCGTTTCGCGCGCGACATTCAACCAGGCCGTGGAGCGGCTCGACGAGCGAAAGATCCGGCACAGCGGTGTCAAGGATCGCGGCTTCATGGATTCGATCTACTTCGAGGATCCGCTTGGATTGCTGGTCGAATTGGCGTCCTATCGCTTCGAGCCGCCTGCGGGCCACAGCCACGCCGAGGTGCTGATGGAAGCCCACAAGATCAGGATCGCTCGCGGCGACTACAACATCGCCGAGGTTCACCTTGCCGATGCGATCGAGGCGCTGGTCGAGCGCACGCGACCGACGCTTTCGCCCGATCGCCTGGCAAAAGACCCGTACGGCCGACGCTAG
- a CDS encoding N-acetyltransferase codes for MHILKLRPIRSADLPLLEARLQREFDNPDSGTAYPRCKTAGELIAEFKLYGLDWRRGLRILEAADGRPVAAFGLLYSPEDLGSRTMINRNEAAVAVGPYRFDEAAVATEDVLVFMERLAGQRFGFLRLCVSAANLDLREIVLNRGWVEGRENLEMGWVAEGQPEAEGRDAWTVQRLTGRDDPRLPQLATLLADHFQWDDDCAGRLREYLAEGYHAGYVHDDNAVLGAAVWLKVADTDFGRLEYLAVAPEARRRQIGTSLVRATLGDLRSAGCREVFLSMEPSATAARAVYVAQGFVPTLRYSTFELSF; via the coding sequence ATGCACATTTTGAAGCTCAGGCCGATCCGCAGCGCGGATCTGCCCTTGCTGGAGGCGCGGCTCCAGCGCGAATTCGACAACCCTGATAGCGGCACAGCCTATCCGAGATGCAAGACGGCAGGGGAGCTCATCGCCGAGTTCAAGCTCTACGGTTTGGACTGGCGAAGGGGGCTGAGAATCCTTGAAGCGGCGGATGGAAGACCGGTCGCCGCCTTTGGCCTTCTCTATAGCCCCGAGGATCTCGGGAGTAGGACGATGATAAATCGCAACGAGGCTGCGGTTGCCGTTGGACCCTATCGTTTCGACGAAGCGGCGGTTGCGACCGAGGACGTGCTGGTTTTTATGGAGCGGCTGGCGGGCCAGCGTTTTGGCTTCCTCAGGCTCTGCGTCAGCGCTGCAAATCTCGACCTGCGCGAAATCGTCCTCAACCGAGGCTGGGTGGAGGGGCGCGAAAATCTGGAAATGGGTTGGGTTGCCGAGGGTCAACCGGAGGCGGAAGGGCGTGACGCTTGGACGGTGCAAAGACTGACTGGCCGTGACGATCCTCGCTTGCCTCAGCTTGCGACTTTGTTGGCAGACCATTTTCAATGGGATGACGACTGCGCCGGTCGGTTGAGGGAATATCTGGCGGAAGGGTATCACGCTGGATATGTGCATGATGACAACGCCGTTCTCGGTGCTGCGGTCTGGCTGAAGGTCGCGGATACGGATTTCGGGCGGCTAGAGTACTTGGCCGTTGCGCCCGAAGCGCGCCGTCGGCAGATCGGGACCTCGCTCGTCCGGGCGACGTTGGGCGATTTGCGATCCGCAGGGTGCAGAGAGGTTTTTCTCAGCATGGAGCCGTCGGCAACGGCCGCTCGTGCGGTCTACGTGGCGCAGGGCTTCGTTCCGACGCTCCGATATTCCACATTCGAGCTTTCCTTCTGA
- the scpA gene encoding methylmalonyl-CoA mutase has protein sequence MTEKTIKDWETLAERELKAAPESLTWQTPEGIAVKPLYTADDLDGIDHLASLPGFEPFVRGPRATMYAGRPWTIRQYAGFSTAEASNAFYRKNLAAGQKGLSVAFDLATHRGYDSDHPRVEGDVGKAGVAIDSVEDMKILFDGIPLDEMSVSMTMNGAVIPILASFIVAGEEQGVSRDKLSGTIQNDILKEFMVRNTYIYPPEPSMRIVADIIEYTAKEMPKFNSISISGYHMQEAGATLVQELAFTLADGREYVRAALAKGLNVDEFAGRLSFFFAIGMNFFMEAAKLRAARLLWTRIMQEFEPKKPSSLMLRTHCQTSGVSLQEQDPYNNIIRTAFEAMSAALGGTQSLHTNSFDEAIALPTEFSARIARNTQLILQHETGVTKVVDPLAGSYYVESLTNELAEKAWALIEEVEAMGGMTRAVNAGLPKRLIEEAATRRQAAVDKGEEIIVGVNKYRLDNEEPIDILEIDNSAVRAAQIRRIEETKRRRDCAKVKETLAAVSKVALSGEGNLLAAAVEAARARATVGEISDAMRGAFGDHAATPKVVSKIYGKAYEGEPELEVLSGRLDEVSAKLGRKPKIMVAKLGQDGHDRGAKVIASAFGDIGFDVLAGPLFQTPEEAADMALASKVNVIGVSSLAAGHKTLMPQLAEALKKRGGEDVIVICGGVIPRQDYDYLMENGVSAVFGPGTNVLDAARAVLDLIEGKRRNI, from the coding sequence ATGACCGAAAAAACCATCAAGGACTGGGAAACGCTCGCGGAGCGTGAACTTAAGGCAGCGCCGGAAAGCCTCACCTGGCAGACGCCAGAAGGCATCGCGGTGAAACCGCTCTATACGGCTGATGACCTCGACGGTATCGATCATCTCGCGTCACTACCGGGCTTCGAGCCGTTCGTGCGCGGCCCGCGCGCGACCATGTATGCCGGGCGTCCCTGGACGATCCGCCAATATGCCGGATTCTCCACGGCCGAAGCTTCGAACGCCTTCTATCGGAAGAATCTCGCGGCCGGACAAAAGGGCCTTTCCGTCGCCTTCGACCTTGCGACCCACCGCGGCTACGACAGCGATCATCCGCGCGTCGAAGGCGATGTCGGCAAGGCAGGGGTTGCGATCGACTCGGTCGAGGACATGAAAATCCTGTTCGACGGCATTCCGCTCGACGAGATGTCAGTGTCGATGACCATGAACGGCGCGGTCATTCCGATCCTCGCCTCCTTCATCGTTGCCGGCGAGGAACAGGGCGTTTCGCGCGACAAGCTCTCGGGGACCATCCAGAACGACATCCTGAAGGAGTTCATGGTCCGCAACACCTACATCTACCCGCCGGAACCCTCGATGCGCATCGTCGCCGATATCATCGAGTATACGGCGAAGGAGATGCCGAAGTTCAACTCGATCTCGATCTCCGGTTATCACATGCAGGAAGCCGGGGCGACGCTGGTGCAGGAGCTCGCCTTCACGCTTGCCGACGGGCGCGAATATGTGCGCGCCGCCCTTGCCAAGGGGCTGAACGTCGATGAATTCGCCGGCCGGCTTTCCTTCTTCTTTGCGATCGGCATGAATTTCTTCATGGAGGCGGCGAAGCTTCGGGCGGCGCGCCTGCTCTGGACCCGGATCATGCAGGAGTTCGAGCCGAAGAAGCCGTCATCGCTGATGCTGCGCACCCATTGCCAGACATCGGGCGTCTCGCTGCAGGAGCAGGATCCCTACAATAACATCATCCGCACCGCGTTTGAGGCAATGTCGGCGGCCCTCGGCGGCACGCAATCGCTGCATACCAATTCCTTCGATGAAGCGATCGCGCTGCCGACGGAGTTTTCCGCGCGCATCGCCCGCAACACGCAGTTGATCCTGCAGCACGAGACCGGTGTCACCAAGGTCGTCGATCCGCTCGCCGGCTCCTACTACGTCGAAAGCCTGACCAACGAACTCGCCGAAAAGGCCTGGGCGCTGATCGAGGAGGTCGAAGCGATGGGCGGCATGACCCGTGCGGTCAACGCCGGCCTGCCGAAGCGACTGATCGAAGAGGCAGCAACGCGCCGCCAGGCCGCCGTCGACAAGGGCGAGGAGATCATCGTCGGGGTCAACAAGTACCGGCTCGACAACGAAGAGCCGATCGACATTCTGGAGATCGACAACAGCGCCGTGCGCGCCGCACAGATCCGCCGCATCGAGGAGACCAAGCGGCGGCGTGACTGCGCGAAGGTGAAAGAGACGCTTGCCGCGGTTTCAAAGGTCGCATTGAGCGGCGAAGGCAATCTACTCGCGGCCGCCGTCGAAGCGGCGCGGGCGCGCGCCACCGTCGGCGAAATCTCCGATGCGATGCGCGGCGCCTTTGGCGACCACGCCGCCACCCCCAAGGTTGTCAGCAAGATCTACGGAAAAGCCTACGAGGGCGAGCCGGAACTCGAAGTGCTGTCCGGGCGTCTCGACGAAGTCTCGGCGAAACTCGGCCGCAAGCCGAAGATCATGGTCGCCAAGCTCGGCCAGGACGGCCATGATCGCGGCGCCAAGGTGATCGCATCCGCCTTCGGCGACATCGGTTTCGACGTGCTTGCCGGGCCGCTGTTTCAGACGCCGGAGGAAGCCGCCGACATGGCGCTTGCGAGCAAGGTCAACGTCATCGGCGTCTCTTCGCTTGCGGCCGGCCACAAGACGCTGATGCCGCAGTTGGCCGAAGCGCTGAAGAAGCGCGGTGGCGAGGATGTCATCGTCATCTGCGGCGGCGTCATCCCGCGCCAGGACTATGACTACCTGATGGAGAATGGTGTCTCCGCGGTCTTCGGTCCCGGCACCAACGTGCTCGATGCGGCCCGCGCGGTGCTCGACCTGATCGAGGGCAAGCGCCGCAACATCTGA
- a CDS encoding acetyl/propionyl/methylcrotonyl-CoA carboxylase subunit alpha codes for MFKKILIANRGEIACRVIKTAKKLGIATVAVYSDADRDAMHVRMADEAVHIGPSPSAQSYIVIDKIIDAIRKTGADAVHPGYGFLSENAAFAQALEREGVAFIGPPVGAIQAMGDKITSKKLAAEAGVSTVPGHMGLIEDADEAVRIAGSIGYPVMIKASAGGGGKGMRIAWNDQEAREGFQSSKNEAKNAFGDDRIFIEKFVTEPRHIEIQVLGDKHGNTLYLGERECSIQRRNQKVIEEAPSPFLDAETRKAMGEQAVALAKAVGYHSAGTVEFIVDGKRNFYFLEMNTRLQVEHPVTELITGLDLVEQMIRVAAGEKLAFGQDDVKLNGWAIESRLYAEDPYRNFLPSIGRLTRYRPPVEGASDNGTVTRNDTGVFEGGEISMFYDPMIAKLCTWGPDRQTAVEAMADALDQFEVEGIGHNLPFLSAVMQQQRFREGRLTTAYIAEEFADGFHGVAAEAPALRKLAAVAVSVNQDLQERASQISGTIGNHRRVVGHDWVVTLGDHAFAVTAGSSADGAFVRFADGSLVTIAGDWVPGRTLATFNIDNEPLSVKVDPVGTAIRLRWRGIDVVTHVRSPRVAELARLMPKKLPPDTSRMLLCPMPGVITSVTVKAGDTVEAGQALAVVEAMKMENILRAEKKAVVKRVAVTAGASLAVDELIMEFE; via the coding sequence ATGTTCAAGAAAATCCTCATCGCCAACCGTGGTGAAATCGCCTGCCGCGTCATCAAGACCGCAAAGAAGCTCGGCATCGCGACCGTTGCCGTCTATTCCGACGCCGACCGCGATGCGATGCATGTGCGCATGGCCGACGAGGCCGTGCATATCGGCCCGTCGCCCTCGGCGCAGTCCTATATCGTTATCGACAAGATCATCGACGCTATCCGCAAGACCGGCGCCGATGCCGTTCATCCGGGCTATGGCTTCCTCTCCGAAAACGCCGCCTTTGCGCAAGCGCTGGAAAGGGAAGGCGTTGCCTTCATTGGCCCGCCGGTTGGCGCGATCCAGGCGATGGGCGACAAGATCACCTCGAAGAAGCTCGCGGCCGAAGCGGGTGTCTCCACGGTTCCGGGCCACATGGGCCTGATCGAGGATGCCGACGAGGCCGTGCGGATTGCCGGTTCGATCGGCTATCCCGTGATGATCAAGGCATCGGCCGGCGGCGGCGGCAAGGGCATGCGCATCGCCTGGAACGACCAGGAGGCGCGCGAGGGCTTCCAGTCGTCGAAGAACGAGGCGAAGAACGCCTTTGGCGACGATCGCATCTTCATCGAAAAATTCGTGACCGAGCCGCGCCATATCGAGATACAGGTGCTCGGTGACAAGCACGGTAATACGCTCTACCTCGGCGAGCGCGAATGCTCGATCCAGCGTCGCAACCAAAAGGTCATCGAAGAGGCCCCCTCGCCCTTCCTAGACGCCGAGACCCGCAAGGCCATGGGTGAGCAGGCGGTCGCGCTTGCCAAGGCCGTCGGCTACCACTCGGCCGGCACCGTGGAATTCATCGTCGACGGCAAGCGCAACTTCTACTTCCTTGAAATGAACACCCGCCTGCAGGTGGAACATCCGGTGACCGAACTCATCACCGGGCTCGATCTCGTCGAGCAGATGATCCGGGTTGCCGCCGGCGAAAAACTCGCCTTTGGCCAGGACGACGTGAAGCTCAACGGCTGGGCGATCGAAAGCCGGCTCTATGCCGAAGACCCCTATCGCAACTTCCTGCCGTCAATCGGCCGGCTGACGCGCTATCGTCCCCCGGTCGAGGGCGCAAGCGACAACGGCACTGTGACGCGCAACGACACCGGCGTTTTCGAGGGCGGTGAAATCTCGATGTTCTACGACCCGATGATCGCCAAGCTCTGCACCTGGGGACCGGACCGGCAGACGGCAGTCGAGGCCATGGCCGACGCGCTCGATCAGTTTGAAGTCGAAGGCATCGGCCATAACCTGCCGTTCCTGTCGGCCGTCATGCAGCAGCAGCGTTTTAGAGAAGGTCGGCTGACGACCGCCTACATCGCGGAAGAATTCGCCGACGGCTTCCATGGCGTTGCGGCGGAAGCGCCGGCGCTGCGCAAGCTTGCCGCCGTCGCGGTTTCGGTCAATCAGGACCTGCAAGAGCGCGCCAGCCAGATTTCCGGGACGATCGGCAATCACCGCCGCGTCGTCGGCCATGACTGGGTGGTCACCCTCGGCGATCACGCCTTCGCGGTAACGGCAGGGTCATCCGCCGACGGCGCCTTCGTCCGATTTGCCGATGGCAGCTTGGTTACCATCGCCGGAGACTGGGTGCCTGGTCGCACCCTTGCCACCTTCAACATCGACAATGAACCCCTGAGCGTCAAAGTCGATCCGGTCGGAACCGCCATCCGGCTCCGCTGGCGCGGCATCGACGTCGTTACGCACGTCAGAAGCCCGCGGGTTGCGGAGCTGGCGCGGCTGATGCCGAAGAAGCTGCCGCCGGATACGTCGCGCATGCTGCTCTGCCCGATGCCGGGTGTGATCACCTCGGTCACGGTCAAGGCCGGCGATACGGTCGAGGCTGGACAGGCGCTTGCCGTGGTTGAGGCGATGAAGATGGAAAACATCCTGCGCGCCGAAAAGAAGGCCGTGGTCAAGCGCGTGGCGGTCACAGCCGGCGCCAGCCTCGCGGTCGACGAACTGATCATGGAATTCGAATGA
- a CDS encoding acyl-CoA carboxylase subunit beta, protein MRAILEQVEARRAEARAGGGQRRIDAQHGKGKLTARERIEVLLDEGSFEEYDMYVTHRCVDFGMEGQKVAGDGVVTGWGTINGRQVYVFSQDFTVLGGSLSETHAQKICKIMDMAVRNGAPVIGLNDSGGARIQEGVASLAGYAEVFRRNAEASGVIPQISVIMGPCAGGAVYSPAMTDFIFMVRDSSYMFVTGPDVVKTVTNEIVTAEELGGASTHTKKSSVADAAYENDIETLEHVRLLFDFLPLNNREKPPVRPFHDDPARLEMRLDSLIPDSATKPYDMKELILALADEGDFFELQQSFAKNIITGFIRMEGQTVGVVANQPMVLAGCLDIDSSRKAARFVRFCDAFSIPILTLVDVPGFLPGTAQEYGGVIKHGAKLLFAYSQATVPMVTLITRKAYGGAYDVMASKHIGADVNYAWPTAEIAVMGAKGATEILYRSELGDAEKIAARTKEYEERFANPFVAAERGFIDEVIMPHSSRRRIARAFASLRNKQVDVRWRKHDTIPL, encoded by the coding sequence ATGCGCGCCATACTAGAACAGGTCGAAGCCCGCCGGGCGGAAGCAAGAGCCGGCGGCGGCCAGCGGCGGATCGACGCCCAGCACGGCAAGGGCAAGCTGACCGCGCGCGAACGCATCGAGGTCTTGCTCGATGAAGGCTCCTTTGAAGAGTACGACATGTATGTCACGCACCGTTGCGTCGACTTCGGCATGGAAGGCCAGAAGGTCGCGGGCGACGGCGTCGTCACCGGCTGGGGCACAATCAACGGCCGCCAGGTCTATGTCTTTTCCCAGGACTTCACGGTGCTCGGTGGCTCGCTTTCGGAAACGCATGCGCAGAAGATCTGCAAGATCATGGATATGGCCGTGCGCAACGGCGCGCCGGTCATCGGCCTCAACGATAGCGGTGGCGCCCGCATCCAGGAAGGCGTGGCGTCGCTGGCCGGCTATGCCGAGGTCTTCCGCCGCAATGCCGAGGCCTCGGGCGTCATTCCGCAGATCTCGGTCATCATGGGGCCTTGCGCCGGCGGCGCCGTCTATTCGCCTGCCATGACCGACTTCATCTTCATGGTCCGGGACAGTTCCTACATGTTCGTGACCGGGCCCGACGTCGTAAAGACCGTGACCAACGAGATCGTCACGGCCGAAGAACTCGGCGGTGCGAGCACCCACACGAAAAAGTCTTCCGTCGCCGACGCGGCCTATGAGAACGACATCGAAACGCTTGAGCATGTGCGCCTGCTCTTCGATTTCCTGCCCCTCAACAACCGAGAGAAACCGCCGGTCCGTCCCTTCCACGATGACCCGGCGCGGCTCGAAATGCGTTTGGACAGCCTGATCCCCGATAGCGCCACCAAGCCCTACGACATGAAGGAGCTGATCCTGGCGCTTGCCGACGAGGGAGATTTCTTCGAGTTGCAGCAGAGCTTCGCCAAGAACATCATTACCGGCTTCATCCGCATGGAAGGCCAGACGGTCGGTGTTGTTGCCAACCAGCCGATGGTGCTTGCCGGCTGCCTCGATATCGACAGCTCGCGCAAGGCCGCGCGGTTCGTGCGCTTCTGCGATGCCTTCTCGATCCCGATCCTGACGCTGGTCGACGTGCCCGGCTTCCTGCCCGGCACCGCACAGGAATATGGCGGCGTCATCAAGCACGGCGCCAAGCTGCTCTTCGCCTATAGCCAGGCGACCGTGCCCATGGTGACGCTGATCACGCGGAAAGCCTATGGCGGCGCCTATGACGTCATGGCCTCCAAGCACATCGGCGCCGATGTCAATTATGCCTGGCCGACCGCCGAGATCGCCGTGATGGGCGCCAAGGGCGCGACCGAAATCCTCTATCGCTCCGAGCTCGGCGACGCCGAGAAAATCGCGGCGCGCACGAAGGAATACGAGGAGCGCTTCGCCAATCCGTTCGTGGCGGCAGAGCGTGGTTTCATCGACGAGGTGATCATGCCGCATTCGTCGCGTCGCCGCATTGCTCGTGCCTTCGCATCCTTGCGCAACAAGCAGGTCGATGTCCGCTGGCGCAAGCACGACACGATCCCGCTCTGA
- a CDS encoding short-chain fatty acyl-CoA regulator family protein yields the protein MAIGKLYIGRKVREMREANKATQGQFAERIGISTSYLNQIENNQRPVSAAVLLALAEKFQIDIAELSTGEGDRLLSALSEALSDPLFETYSASLQELKLVAQNAPGLAHALITCHQAYRRNSEQLASIDDTIGRGGPFVETTPYEEVRDFFHFVDNYIHEIDMLAERLASELGLGEGDNHAALASHLEQRHGVRVVRGAAGDDAIRRFDPRARILTLNPYAPPATRDFQIALQIAQLHAREEIDRVAGSAGFRTEEAYEICRIGLQNYFAGALILPYQAFLRAARDLRHDIELLAARFGASLEQVCHRLSTLQRPGQKGIPIFFARIDRAGNITKRHSAAKLQFARFGAACPLWNVHQAFETPGRIIRQLAETPDGVRYLCLATQITKGGGGFRAAQPRYALALGCEVSYADAFVYADDVDLGNRAAFDPIGISCRICERTKCASRAVPPLKRRLIVDHDLRGALPYRLSES from the coding sequence ATGGCGATCGGCAAGCTCTATATCGGCCGCAAGGTCCGGGAAATGCGGGAAGCAAACAAGGCGACACAGGGCCAGTTCGCTGAACGCATCGGCATTTCCACCAGCTATCTCAACCAGATCGAGAACAATCAGCGTCCGGTTTCGGCGGCGGTTTTGCTGGCGCTTGCCGAAAAATTCCAGATCGATATTGCCGAACTTTCGACTGGAGAGGGCGATCGCCTGCTTTCGGCGCTCTCGGAGGCGCTCAGCGACCCCTTGTTCGAGACCTATTCGGCCAGCCTGCAAGAGCTGAAGCTCGTCGCCCAGAACGCACCGGGGCTGGCGCATGCGCTGATCACCTGCCACCAGGCCTATCGTCGCAACAGCGAACAGCTTGCAAGCATCGACGACACCATCGGCCGCGGCGGCCCTTTCGTCGAAACCACGCCTTATGAGGAAGTGCGCGACTTCTTTCATTTCGTCGACAACTATATCCACGAGATCGATATGCTCGCGGAGCGGCTGGCGAGTGAACTCGGGCTCGGCGAAGGCGACAATCACGCGGCGCTGGCAAGCCACCTGGAGCAACGCCATGGCGTCCGTGTCGTCCGCGGTGCCGCCGGCGACGATGCCATCCGTCGCTTCGATCCGCGCGCCCGCATCCTGACCCTCAACCCCTATGCCCCGCCCGCGACGCGCGATTTTCAGATCGCGCTGCAGATCGCTCAGCTTCATGCCCGGGAGGAGATCGACCGGGTGGCCGGCAGCGCCGGTTTCCGCACCGAAGAGGCCTATGAGATCTGTCGCATCGGCCTGCAGAACTATTTTGCCGGTGCACTGATCCTGCCCTACCAGGCGTTCTTAAGGGCCGCCCGCGACCTGAGACACGATATCGAGCTGCTCGCTGCCCGCTTCGGCGCCTCATTGGAGCAGGTCTGCCATCGCCTCTCGACCCTGCAGCGTCCGGGGCAGAAGGGCATCCCGATCTTCTTCGCCCGCATCGATCGCGCCGGCAACATCACCAAGCGCCATAGCGCCGCCAAGCTGCAATTCGCGCGCTTCGGTGCCGCCTGTCCGCTCTGGAACGTGCACCAGGCTTTCGAGACGCCGGGCCGCATTATCAGGCAACTGGCCGAAACGCCCGATGGCGTTCGCTATCTCTGTCTCGCCACCCAGATCACCAAGGGTGGCGGCGGTTTCCGCGCCGCACAGCCGCGTTATGCTCTGGCGCTCGGCTGCGAGGTCTCCTACGCCGACGCCTTCGTCTATGCCGACGACGTGGATCTCGGCAACCGCGCCGCCTTCGACCCGATCGGCATTTCCTGCCGTATCTGCGAACGGACGAAATGCGCGAGCCGCGCTGTACCGCCCTTGAAGCGTCGCCTGATCGTGGATCATGACTTACGTGGCGCTCTGCCGTATCGTCTAAGCGAGAGTTGA